GGACATTGAGGTTCTCGAAATGTCCGGACAAAAAAACCCGGATCCTGCCCTTCGGGAAATCAGGGTCCGCTCGAAGGGTCCGGGGTAACCGCACAAAATGTCTGTACCCTGAAGAAACCCGGAGCCCACCCCAGGCCCACCTTTTTTTCACCCGAACTTCCTCTCATTCAGCCAAGCAGAACAACACCCCTAATGCAGATGCTTCTGTCTCTTGTACCATTCAGGCGGAATTGGTACCTTGAAGGATATTTGTAATTTTTAATAACAAACCAGTCAAATATTACGACTCTCCTTCAGATAGCTTGAATGAAAATCAATACAGACATTAACATACTTGGCGGATTAACCAACTGGGGACTGATAAATAAATTCATTCCCAAGGTTAATCAATTCGATCAGATGCAGGAGCCAACGGGTATTTACTCTGGAATCAGAACCCAGAAATCGGTTCAGCGATTTGAACGGGCTATCAGAAAAACATTGTTGCACTTTGAATCACCCGACCTTAAAAATCTTTACACAACTATCCTTGCAGAGGAAGGAATTTCACCAGATTGCATGCTCATGCTTTTCTGGAACACCTCCAGAAACAATGAACTGTTCTGGTATTTAAATCAGGAAGTGTTTTTTCCTTTTTTTTATTCGGGAAAACTTATGATCCGGAAAGAGGACGTGAAGGCGTGTATTCTTGAACTGAAAGAAAAGGAACCCCAGTTAAAGGGATGGAGTCTTGAAACGATTGATGTTGTTGCCAGAAAGTACCTCGCTCTTCTTAAACACTTTTCGCTTGTCACCCCGACTTATCTCAAGGAAATCCTTCATCCGTATTATACCGACCGGGTCTTTATCCTGTTTATTTATTGGATCAAGGCGGTAGAAAAACGGTCTAATTTGCTGGAGAGTTCCTGGTTGGAATATGCGTTGTCTGAGAGAGGTGTATTTCTGGACAGACTGATGAAAAAAAAGTACGCTCCTTACTATAGCTTTACCTATACTGGCAATAGCTTATCTGTAAACTTACTTTTAGACTATAGTCGGATTTACCATGCCATTAAATAACCCCGAACAACTCATTTCAGAGATCAAGCGCCTGGTTGAGTCTGACAGAAGATCTGAGGTCAGGCTGAATGCCAATGGAGGAAATTCCATTCTCCTGATATGTGAACCGATGAAGGAAAAAGAATTCATTGACCACCTTGGAAAGTTATTGCCAACGGAGGATTATTCGCTGATCGACCTGAACGACTGTCTTATTCATTTTGTAAGTAATCAAAAAGATGAATTGAAACAATTATATGAGTTGTTGCAATCGGCGACCCATCAGATTTTCAGAGCCCCGGATCGAGAAGAATCAAACGACCTGTATAGGATTATTATGGAAACGATCAGGGAAACGTTTCGGAATGATAAAGTTCCCGTTTTAATCAACACAGGTGCTCTGTTTGGAACCGGAATCCACAATATCCATATCATGGAACATGACGTGGTCATGAAAGCTGGTTTGCCGTTGGTTATTCTGTATCCGGCCACGATTGAACCTGACAGAATTTTATTCCTTGGTAAACATCCTGCATCAAAATACCGTTGTATGATTATTCAATAATTGCGAAACATCAACCATGCTTATAAAAGACATCTTAACCATCGATCTGAGTGAAGACATTAAAAACGTGATTGACCTGGAGGATACCTCTGAAGGTGCCATTCAATCCGAGATTGAGAACTATATTATTACAGATGGATTGGCCAAGGAGTATGGAGACTTTGTTTCTGTTTATACTTCAAATATCACTGAAACCGGCGTATGGTTATCTGGTTTTTACGGATCAGGAAAGTCCTACTTTGGTAAATTACTCGGGTACATGATGAGCAACCGGCTCATCAATGGAACCCCTGCCCGGGAACGGATTTTACAACGGTTTACCGGCATTGAAGATGAAGCATTGGTGAAAAATGCTATTTCAAAACTAAACAGTATCAACTCACGACTTGTTTTTATGGACATTGCAAAACAGGATACATCGAAAGGTTTTTCGTACGCCCTGTTCCGCAATTTTCTGAAATCACTAGATTTACCAGAGAATGAACACGGCTTTTTGTTGTTTTCATTGATGTGTAATGCCACCTATGGCAATGTGGAAGATTTTCTCCAGGATAAATTGGGTAAATCCTGGAATAACCTGAAAAGCAACCGTATCGTTTACATTGGCACTATTAAAGAAATTTACCTGGGTTTGGGTAATTCTGAATCCGACTATCAAACAATACTTACCACCATCCGCAGAGAAATAGATGAGTTCAGTGCTTCCAGATTGCGGGAAGAATTAAATACCTATTTTAAAGCGGTCAGGGACGAAAAGGTGGTGTTCCTGTTCGATGAAGCCAGTGAGGCCATCAACCAGAAAAAATTTACTCTGCTGGATTTGGAAGGCCTCAGTGAATCGCTCTCCTCATTGGGCGGCAGAGTCTGGACCATTGCCATCGCTCAGGAAAAGCTGG
The Bacteroidota bacterium DNA segment above includes these coding regions:
- a CDS encoding DUF1819 family protein, with the translated sequence MKINTDINILGGLTNWGLINKFIPKVNQFDQMQEPTGIYSGIRTQKSVQRFERAIRKTLLHFESPDLKNLYTTILAEEGISPDCMLMLFWNTSRNNELFWYLNQEVFFPFFYSGKLMIRKEDVKACILELKEKEPQLKGWSLETIDVVARKYLALLKHFSLVTPTYLKEILHPYYTDRVFILFIYWIKAVEKRSNLLESSWLEYALSERGVFLDRLMKKKYAPYYSFTYTGNSLSVNLLLDYSRIYHAIK